One Spinacia oleracea cultivar Varoflay chromosome 4, BTI_SOV_V1, whole genome shotgun sequence DNA segment encodes these proteins:
- the LOC110806139 gene encoding sm-like protein LSM8, translating into MATGPGLEPLVDQMISVITNDGRNIVGILKGFDQATNIILDESHERVFSTKEGVQQIVLGLYIIRGDNISIIGELDEDLDAHIELSQLRGHPLKPVIH; encoded by the exons ATGGCTACCGGACCTGGACTTGAGCCTCTTGTAGATC AGATGATTTCAGTTATTACCAATGATGGACGCAACATAGTG GGGATCCTAAAAGGTTTTGACCAGGCAACAAATATTATTCTTGATGAATCGCATGAAAGGGTTTTTTCTACCAAG GAAGGAGTCCAACAGATTGTATTGGGTTTGTACATCATCAGGGGTGATAACAT AAGCATTATTGGTGAGCTGGATGAAGACTTAGATGCTCATATCGAGCTTTCGCAGCTGAGGGGCCATCCTCTGAAGCCTGTCATTCACTGA